The Niallia alba genome includes a window with the following:
- a CDS encoding spore germination protein codes for MTERNNNESLPGYEKIKSILNESPDLNCRKIEAGQVGIHIIFMKNLIKPEILNEYVIKYIEQLSVEYLHYTYLMKNIPIEEIMVNIEEQEVISSLLNGFAYIYFLEEKKGFMVNCANPIERSIEKAETESLVYGPKISFTESLTSNVKIIRQNLNDYNLCTDEIKIGERVQKQVRIVYIKDIANDDTLQTLKERIKQLKTDNISDSAVLAQCLEDNHYSLFPQFILTELPDRFIYSIINGRIGVFIDGSPVGIIGPANFFSFFESTEDIYLRWSLSTFIRFIRFFAMVGSIFLTAIYVAAMTYHFELIPSKLLFIIGLSRSQVPFPPLLEALLLELLIELLRESGARLPSKVGQTMGIVGGIVIGQATVEAGLTSNILIIIVAFSALGAFSAPIYEMGTAVRIARFPIIILAGVWGLNGIIFGICILMVHLLKLTSLNKPYLAPLYPLRMKDLQYFLIRLPHHFYMRRPLVNRPKDSIRLKERLRNITDLDEF; via the coding sequence ATGACAGAGCGTAATAATAATGAGAGCTTGCCAGGTTATGAAAAAATTAAATCGATTCTTAATGAATCACCCGACTTGAATTGTCGAAAGATTGAAGCTGGACAAGTGGGGATTCATATTATTTTCATGAAGAATTTAATTAAGCCAGAGATTCTAAATGAATATGTCATTAAATACATTGAACAACTTTCTGTAGAATACTTACATTACACCTATTTAATGAAAAACATTCCTATAGAAGAAATAATGGTAAATATAGAGGAACAAGAAGTTATCTCTTCCCTATTAAATGGATTTGCTTATATTTATTTCTTAGAAGAGAAAAAGGGATTCATGGTGAACTGCGCAAATCCCATTGAACGCTCTATTGAGAAAGCAGAAACAGAATCGTTAGTATATGGACCTAAAATTTCGTTCACTGAATCATTAACTTCTAACGTTAAGATAATCAGACAAAATCTAAATGATTATAATTTGTGCACGGATGAAATAAAGATTGGGGAACGCGTTCAAAAGCAAGTAAGAATTGTATATATAAAAGATATTGCGAACGATGACACTCTTCAGACACTTAAGGAAAGGATTAAACAATTAAAAACGGATAATATAAGTGACAGTGCCGTTTTGGCTCAATGCCTAGAAGATAATCATTACTCTTTATTTCCACAATTTATATTAACAGAGCTGCCCGATCGATTCATCTACTCGATTATAAACGGGCGAATTGGTGTTTTTATAGATGGTAGCCCAGTAGGGATTATAGGTCCTGCTAATTTTTTCTCATTTTTCGAATCAACAGAAGATATCTATTTGAGATGGTCTTTAAGTACATTTATTCGTTTTATCCGATTTTTTGCTATGGTAGGTTCTATTTTTTTAACAGCCATTTATGTGGCTGCCATGACTTATCATTTTGAACTCATACCATCTAAATTGTTATTTATCATTGGACTATCACGTTCACAAGTTCCTTTTCCGCCCTTATTAGAAGCACTCTTACTAGAATTGTTAATTGAGTTACTTAGAGAATCTGGTGCCCGCCTTCCTTCAAAAGTAGGACAAACAATGGGAATTGTAGGAGGTATTGTCATTGGCCAAGCAACGGTTGAGGCAGGATTAACTAGCAATATTTTAATTATCATTGTTGCATTTAGTGCATTAGGGGCATTTTCGGCTCCTATTTATGAAATGGGCACTGCTGTCAGAATTGCTAGATTTCCAATCATTATTTTAGCAGGTGTTTGGGGGTTAAATGGAATCATTTTTGGTATATGTATTCTAATGGTTCACTTGTTAAAATTAACTTCTTTAAATAAACCTTATCTTGCACCTCTATATCCGCTAAGAATGAAAGATTTGCAATATTTTTTAATACGTCTCCCCCACCATTTTTATATGAGGCGACCGTTAGTAAATCGACCAAAAGACTCCATTCGCCTGAAGGAGCGATTAAGAAATATAACAGATTTAGATGAATTTTGA
- a CDS encoding Imm44 family immunity protein, whose protein sequence is MEIFLSGETDMEVAEQFREIRNEFEAKLESLKDKNYGSELQSIGITPIVVNLSPEYEESGFFKERKLFKKKEKDAGYRLRINFEKFVSGDYNIKRLLLAKNIIDSIRSLGTKAKKDFDAISLEKDILYLLDIGVETINKVDIK, encoded by the coding sequence ATGGAAATATTTCTAAGTGGGGAGACCGACATGGAGGTAGCCGAACAATTTAGAGAGATTAGAAATGAATTTGAAGCTAAACTAGAAAGCCTTAAGGATAAAAACTATGGTAGTGAATTACAAAGTATTGGAATAACTCCAATTGTCGTAAATCTCTCTCCTGAGTATGAGGAATCAGGCTTTTTTAAAGAAAGAAAACTATTTAAGAAAAAAGAAAAAGATGCAGGTTACAGGCTTCGAATAAACTTCGAGAAATTTGTTAGTGGTGATTACAATATAAAGAGATTATTATTAGCAAAAAATATTATTGATTCAATCAGATCATTAGGAACTAAGGCAAAAAAGGACTTTGATGCCATATCCTTAGAAAAAGATATTTTATACCTATTAGATATAGGCGTAGAAACAATCAATAAAGTAGATATAAAATAA